From the genome of Methanosphaera sp., one region includes:
- the rbr gene encoding rubrerythrin: protein MSKTIKNLAHAFVGENLARNRYEVYAKVAAKEGYREIADIFMETSANEFQHAKVLFKMLSELGADLDAVDVPASVPLVYGTTLENLQAAINGETEEYEVMYPEAAKDAEEEGHTLYATKLRLIGDVEEHHKERYQKLADYIKEDKFFNRDEEVTWVCKKCGFVFKGEKPPEKCPICEHPQSYFKREEDQW from the coding sequence ATGTCCAAAACAATAAAAAATTTAGCACACGCATTTGTAGGCGAAAACTTAGCAAGAAACAGATATGAAGTATATGCAAAAGTAGCAGCAAAAGAAGGATACAGAGAAATTGCAGACATCTTCATGGAAACATCAGCAAACGAATTCCAACACGCAAAAGTATTATTCAAAATGTTATCTGAACTAGGAGCAGATCTCGATGCAGTAGATGTACCAGCATCAGTACCACTCGTATATGGAACAACACTCGAAAACTTACAAGCTGCAATTAACGGAGAAACAGAAGAATACGAAGTAATGTACCCTGAAGCTGCAAAAGATGCAGAAGAAGAAGGACACACACTCTATGCAACAAAACTCAGATTAATTGGAGATGTTGAAGAACACCACAAAGAAAGATACCAAAAACTCGCAGACTACATAAAAGAAGACAAATTCTTCAACAGAGACGAAGAAGTAACATGGGTATGTAAAAAATGTGGATTTGTATTTAAAGGAGAAAAACCACCTGAAAAATGTCCAATTTGTGAACACCCACAATCATACTTCAAACGTGAAGAAGACCAATGGTAG
- a CDS encoding DUF2070 family protein, translated as MAISDRVVALSKYMVSLPKTNMSVFLILVFSFLSGSIADCIMPGIPLSGIVYTFISGGATGFFLFGLPAIISGGLIHSITNSLKKRHMKLKQAMFLSFVAMMFLCIFYDLAAVVSLFIDISLISVIILGILFMFAVEALILWATSNIKYYQGVLIAAIQPLITLSMFIVVIYLQVTVSKAVVLSLYFKAIIGAILLAIAIYSFVAIIESPIKGNLGVGGLELLSLFIAQISEGSNALESVFDDMGEEVDTTVGLISFKDKNGNIKANYISPCIHPGPVGSIGGGNLPTVIAEALDDFTIIAHGAATHDFNPVAESELKKVIAKINEALPNLEYSDEASVFQRVQYDDAKIGIQFFDEGCIELVTFAPNIGDDIDYGVGLSIMYKTKFKTDVRDVVFVDCHNCLDGNYERLLAGHNRVLQLENAVDSIEKPSMHKIMMGCSFDPVREIVAKDGIGDSGIKVMITKVDSQLMAYLVYDGNNMKQHFREEIFEKVKEAYPEIDMMEAMTTDTHIVNTISGGGVTVGSRHSDILIEKTLKLVGEALDDLEEVSVASDTIHVNLKTLGPNHTTELVTTIASVVSVSKLLAPVLFIAAVILVIIWIF; from the coding sequence ATGGCAATAAGTGACAGAGTAGTTGCACTATCAAAGTATATGGTTTCACTTCCAAAAACTAACATGTCAGTATTTCTTATACTTGTTTTTAGTTTTCTTTCAGGATCAATTGCAGATTGTATAATGCCTGGAATACCACTTAGTGGAATTGTATATACATTTATATCTGGTGGAGCAACAGGATTTTTCCTATTTGGACTTCCAGCAATTATTTCAGGTGGACTGATACATAGTATTACAAATTCTCTAAAGAAACGTCATATGAAACTTAAACAGGCAATGTTTCTTTCATTTGTTGCAATGATGTTTTTATGTATCTTCTATGATTTAGCAGCAGTAGTATCATTATTTATTGATATTTCACTAATAAGTGTTATAATACTTGGAATACTATTCATGTTTGCAGTTGAAGCACTCATATTATGGGCAACATCAAATATTAAATACTACCAAGGTGTACTAATTGCAGCAATACAACCACTTATTACACTAAGTATGTTTATTGTTGTAATATATCTTCAAGTAACAGTATCAAAAGCTGTTGTTTTATCATTATATTTCAAGGCAATTATAGGTGCAATACTTCTTGCAATTGCAATTTATTCATTTGTTGCAATAATAGAATCACCAATTAAGGGAAATCTTGGAGTTGGTGGTCTTGAACTATTAAGTTTATTTATTGCACAAATTAGTGAAGGATCAAATGCTCTTGAAAGTGTATTTGATGATATGGGAGAAGAAGTTGATACAACAGTAGGACTTATCAGCTTTAAAGATAAAAATGGAAATATTAAAGCTAACTATATATCACCATGTATACATCCAGGACCTGTAGGATCTATTGGTGGTGGAAATCTTCCAACTGTTATTGCAGAAGCACTTGATGATTTTACAATAATTGCACATGGAGCTGCAACACATGATTTTAACCCAGTTGCAGAAAGTGAACTTAAAAAGGTAATTGCAAAGATCAATGAAGCACTACCAAATCTAGAGTATTCAGATGAAGCATCAGTATTTCAAAGAGTACAATATGATGATGCAAAGATCGGTATACAATTTTTTGATGAAGGATGTATTGAACTTGTAACATTTGCACCTAATATTGGTGATGATATAGACTATGGTGTTGGTCTTTCAATAATGTATAAGACAAAATTTAAAACAGATGTTCGTGATGTTGTATTTGTTGATTGTCACAACTGTCTTGATGGTAACTATGAACGTCTTCTTGCAGGACACAACAGAGTACTTCAACTTGAAAATGCAGTAGATAGTATCGAAAAACCTTCCATGCATAAGATAATGATGGGATGTTCATTTGATCCAGTGCGTGAAATTGTTGCAAAAGATGGTATTGGAGATAGTGGAATTAAGGTTATGATTACAAAAGTTGATAGTCAACTTATGGCATACCTGGTTTATGATGGAAATAATATGAAACAACACTTCCGTGAGGAAATATTTGAAAAAGTCAAAGAAGCTTATCCTGAAATTGATATGATGGAAGCTATGACTACAGATACACACATTGTAAATACCATCTCTGGTGGTGGTGTTACAGTAGGAAGTCGTCACAGTGATATTTTAATTGAAAAAACATTAAAACTTGTGGGTGAGGCTTTAGATGACCTTGAGGAGGTCTCTGTTGCATCTGATACTATTCATGTTAATCTTAAAACACTAGGTCCTAATCATACAACAGAGCTTGTTACAACAATTGCATCTGTTGTTTCTGTAAGTAAATTATTAGCACCAGTTCTATTTATAGCAGCTGTAATACTTGTTATAATATGGATATTTTAA
- a CDS encoding FumA C-terminus/TtdB family hydratase beta subunit gives MEYELETPLKDEDISKLKAGDTVYLTGKIYTARDSAHKRIIEEGAPMDLEGVVLFHAGPIIKEDENGEYKIVAVGPTTSMRMNPYEPEVLNRGVKAIIGKGGMDDNTQKALVDNNAAFLTAVGGCAALYVSSINKIDSVNWLDLGMPEAIWELDVERFGPLIVTMDSKNNNLYKR, from the coding sequence ATGGAATATGAATTAGAAACACCATTAAAAGATGAAGATATTAGCAAACTAAAAGCTGGAGATACAGTTTATTTAACTGGAAAAATCTACACAGCACGTGATAGTGCACATAAAAGAATCATAGAAGAAGGTGCACCTATGGATCTTGAAGGAGTAGTATTATTCCATGCAGGACCTATTATTAAAGAAGATGAAAATGGTGAATATAAAATTGTAGCTGTTGGTCCTACAACTAGTATGCGTATGAATCCATATGAACCTGAAGTTTTAAATCGTGGAGTAAAAGCTATTATTGGTAAAGGTGGAATGGATGATAACACACAAAAAGCACTTGTTGATAACAATGCAGCATTCCTAACTGCTGTTGGTGGATGTGCAGCATTATATGTAAGTAGTATTAATAAGATTGACTCTGTTAACTGGCTTGATCTTGGTATGCCTGAGGCTATCTGGGAGCTTGATGTTGAAAGATTTGGTCCTTTAATTGTTACAATGGATTCTAAAAATAACAACTTATATAAACGTTAA